The following are encoded together in the Gasterosteus aculeatus chromosome 7, fGasAcu3.hap1.1, whole genome shotgun sequence genome:
- the wdr55 gene encoding WD repeat-containing protein 55 — translation MAAPAEHVETKSTETDTTEAPETSDSEPAGQDPDPDPDEDEDEPAEPKIRDTPGDIRLEAIANTVALHPSRDVLVCGDVDGDIYAYSYSCTEGENRELWSSGHHMKSCRQVRFSADGLKLYSVSRDKAVHLLDAERGHLVTRIRGAHAAPINSLLLVDENIVATGDDGGTLKVWDMRKGTDIMDLKQHEDYISDIAVDQAKRILLTTSGDGTMGVFNIKRRRFELLSEYQSGDLTSVALMKHGRKVVCGSSEGTIYIFNWNGFGATSDRFAIKAESVECIAPITDSIMCTASMDGYIRALNLLPNRVLGCIGQHVGEPVEELAKSWDTRFLVSSAHDQLIKFWDISGLPGTKVNEYRKRKKKDERMKSLSKKAHGDNNFFSGLVEETKEEEKEEEEEEEEDSDSD, via the exons ATGGCGGCGCCCGCAGAACACGTTGAAACCAAATCCACAGAGACGGACACAACAGAAGCTCCGGAGACCTCAGACTCGGAGCCCGCGGGTCAGGACCCGGATCCGGACCCGGATGAGGACGAAGACGAGCCGGCCGAGCCAAAGATCCGGGACACCCCGGGTGACATCCGGCTGGAGGCAATCGCCAACACGGTGGCCCTCCACCCGAGCCGGGACGTCCTGGTGTGCGGGGACGTGGACGGGGACATCTACGCATACTCGTACTCGTGCACGGAGGGCGAGAACCGGGAGCTGTGGTCCTCCGGGCACCACATGAAGTCCTGCCGCCAGGTGCGCTTCTCCGCCGACGGGCTGAAGCTCTACAGCGTCTCGCGGGACAAAGCCGTGCACCTGCTGGACGCCGAGCGCGGGCACCTGGTGACGAGGATCCGCGGCGCGCACGCGGCCCCCATCAACAGCCTGCTGCTGGTGGACGAGAACATCGTGGCGACCGGAGACGACGGGGGGACCCTGAAG GTGTGGGACATGAGGAAGGGGACGGACATCATGGATCTGAAGCAGCACGAGGACTACATCAGTGACATCGCCGTGGACCAGGCCAAGAGGATCCTCCTAACGACCAG CGGCGACGGCACCATGGGCGTCTTCAACATCAAGCGCCGGCGGTTCGAGCTGCTGTCGGAGTACCAGAGCGGCGACCTGACCTCGGTGGCGCTGATGAAGCACGGCAGGAAGGTGGTGTGCGGCTCCAGCGAGGGGACCATCTACATCTTCAACTGGAACGGCTTCGGCGCCACCAGCGACCGCTTCGCCATCAAGGCCGAGTCGGTGGAGTGCATCGCCCCCATCACCGACAGCATCATGTGCACCGCCTCCATGGACGGGTACATCCG GGCCCTCAACCTCCTTCCCAACCGGGTCCTCGGCTGCATCGGGCAGCACGTCGGCGAACCCGTCGAGGAGCTGGCCAAGTCCTGGGACACCCGCTTCCTGGTGAGCAGCGCCCACGACCAGCTGATCAAGTTCTGGGACATCTCGGGTCTGCCCGGCACCAAGGTCAACGAGTACcgcaagaggaagaagaaggacgaGCGCATGAAGTCTCTGTCCAAGAAGGCCCACGGGGACAACAACTTCTTCTCTGGCCTCGTGGAGGagacgaaggaggaggagaaggaagaagaagaagaagaggaggaggacagcgacAGCGATTGA